In a single window of the Hydrogenobaculum sp. 3684 genome:
- the ispH gene encoding 4-hydroxy-3-methylbut-2-enyl diphosphate reductase, protein MPKVLIAKNAGFCYGVKRAITLAERAAKEHNRVYTLGPLIHNPQEVNRLSNMGIKTATDTNIDKDATVIVRSHGISPEKERLLRNTFAKVVDATCPYVKAVHEAVVSLAKEGYFVVIVGEKDHPEVQGTVGYLEEAKGRYKVIDSLEDLEDIKEDKVGIVAQTTQNEIFFENVVLKLLKNVKELKVINTICNATEERQSDIYELAPTVDVMIIIGGKNSGNTKRLFEISKSLNPRSYHIETKDEIDPSWLEGAETIGISAGASTPDWIIEDVRYFLENHENFTEKL, encoded by the coding sequence ATGCCAAAAGTTTTGATTGCTAAAAACGCAGGATTTTGTTATGGGGTTAAAAGAGCCATAACGCTTGCAGAAAGAGCTGCCAAAGAGCATAATAGAGTTTACACACTTGGACCTCTAATACACAATCCTCAAGAAGTAAACAGACTTTCCAACATGGGTATAAAAACCGCCACCGATACAAACATAGATAAAGATGCTACAGTGATAGTACGCTCTCACGGTATATCTCCAGAAAAAGAAAGGCTTTTAAGAAACACGTTTGCTAAGGTTGTAGACGCCACTTGCCCTTACGTTAAGGCTGTTCATGAGGCTGTTGTATCGCTTGCAAAAGAAGGTTACTTCGTAGTAATAGTAGGAGAGAAAGACCATCCAGAAGTTCAAGGAACAGTAGGATATTTAGAAGAAGCAAAAGGACGATACAAGGTTATAGATTCTCTTGAAGATTTGGAAGATATAAAAGAAGATAAAGTGGGAATAGTAGCTCAAACTACCCAAAATGAAATATTTTTTGAAAATGTAGTTTTAAAGCTTTTAAAAAATGTAAAAGAATTAAAGGTAATAAACACCATTTGCAACGCCACAGAAGAGAGACAATCAGATATATATGAGCTTGCCCCTACGGTGGATGTGATGATAATAATAGGTGGTAAAAACAGCGGTAATACCAAAAGGCTTTTTGAAATAAGCAAATCTTTGAACCCACGGTCTTATCACATAGAGACAAAAGACGAGATTGACCCAAGCTGGTTAGAAGGTGCAGAAACCATAGGCATAAGTGCAGGTGCATCAACTCCAGATTGGATTATAGAAGATGTAAGATACTTTTTAGAAAATCATGAAAACTTCACAGAAAAGCTTTAA
- the ccsB gene encoding c-type cytochrome biogenesis protein CcsB has protein sequence MRELKLESSKSFHIPSYVWYALAGVGISLILGLSGLNNLLLYKLAFFGYAISFFVYFAFVILRNNLFSKLSTGSLSLAVMLNLSAMIARMLDSYKMGLFHPPWTDLFEALTFWSFIVGVVYLYIEQKYGYKLMGSVVSFFISGIYLFAMLKADPNIEPLMPSLRSYWLYIHVLTAFLGYAGFTVAFAAAVFYLIKYYAPNHVKAKLPPEDVLDEIAYKSVAIVFPIWTASIILGAAWADEAWGGYWSWDPKEVWALIVLLFFGAYLHARYMMGWKGPKVAWMVVIGFIAILICFFAINLYFPGLHSYAKS, from the coding sequence ATGAGAGAACTTAAACTTGAATCTTCAAAGAGTTTTCATATACCCTCTTACGTATGGTATGCTTTAGCGGGCGTTGGCATATCTTTGATATTGGGCTTATCTGGGCTTAACAACCTTCTTCTTTACAAACTTGCTTTTTTTGGATACGCCATATCGTTTTTTGTTTATTTTGCTTTTGTTATTTTAAGAAACAATTTATTTTCTAAGCTATCTACTGGAAGTTTGAGCTTAGCGGTGATGCTTAATCTATCTGCCATGATAGCAAGGATGCTTGATAGCTACAAGATGGGGCTTTTTCACCCTCCTTGGACAGACCTTTTTGAAGCTCTCACCTTTTGGTCTTTTATAGTGGGCGTTGTTTATCTTTACATAGAGCAAAAGTACGGCTACAAGTTAATGGGTAGCGTAGTAAGCTTTTTCATAAGCGGTATATACCTTTTTGCCATGCTAAAAGCCGATCCAAACATAGAACCTCTTATGCCGTCTTTAAGAAGCTATTGGCTTTATATACACGTTTTAACGGCATTTTTAGGTTATGCAGGTTTTACAGTGGCTTTTGCGGCAGCTGTGTTTTATCTTATAAAATATTATGCACCTAACCATGTAAAAGCAAAATTACCGCCAGAAGATGTTTTAGATGAAATAGCTTATAAATCTGTAGCTATTGTATTTCCCATATGGACAGCTTCTATCATACTTGGGGCTGCTTGGGCTGATGAGGCTTGGGGTGGATATTGGTCTTGGGATCCAAAAGAAGTTTGGGCTTTGATAGTGCTTCTTTTCTTCGGGGCTTACTTACACGCTCGTTATATGATGGGTTGGAAGGGTCCTAAAGTAGCTTGGATGGTAGTGATAGGTTTTATAGCGATATTGATATGCTTTTTTGCTATAAACTTATACTTCCCAGGGCTTCACAGCTACGCAAAATCTTAA
- the nadC gene encoding carboxylating nicotinate-nucleotide diphosphorylase yields MNWLKIDEALKSFLEEDIGWEDITSSGLPDNLNAKGFIKVKESGVVSGLFFAKRVFELLGVKDITLKAKDGDLVNKKDIIMELQGNAKALLMGERVALNLIQSLSGIATETKFMLDKIKDYEVKLLDTRKTTPGYRFFEKYAVRTGAGTNHRFALYDMVLIKDNHINLYGSISKAVQQIRKNLSMAYKVEVEVSNFEQLEEALNLDIDMILLDNFGVEDAKKVIELIRKRSSIKIELSGEINKDNIDEYAKTRPDYISSGAIIHSSKWLNASMDITI; encoded by the coding sequence ATGAATTGGCTTAAAATAGATGAAGCTCTAAAAAGCTTTTTAGAAGAAGATATAGGCTGGGAGGATATAACCTCCTCAGGCCTACCTGATAATTTAAATGCCAAAGGTTTTATAAAAGTAAAAGAATCTGGGGTTGTAAGTGGTTTATTTTTTGCAAAAAGGGTTTTTGAGCTTTTAGGAGTTAAAGATATCACGTTAAAAGCCAAAGACGGGGATTTAGTAAATAAAAAAGATATCATAATGGAGCTTCAAGGAAACGCAAAAGCCCTTCTTATGGGTGAAAGGGTGGCTTTAAACCTTATACAGTCTTTATCTGGTATTGCTACAGAAACAAAGTTTATGCTTGATAAGATAAAAGATTATGAAGTTAAGCTTCTTGATACCAGAAAAACCACACCAGGGTATAGGTTTTTTGAAAAATACGCCGTTAGGACAGGAGCTGGCACTAACCATAGGTTTGCCCTTTACGATATGGTGCTCATAAAAGATAACCATATAAACCTATACGGTAGCATATCAAAAGCGGTACAACAGATAAGAAAAAATTTATCTATGGCTTACAAAGTAGAAGTGGAGGTAAGCAACTTTGAGCAACTTGAAGAAGCTCTCAACTTAGATATAGATATGATACTGCTTGATAATTTTGGCGTAGAAGATGCCAAAAAAGTCATAGAGCTTATAAGGAAAAGATCTTCTATAAAGATAGAGCTATCAGGTGAAATAAACAAAGACAATATAGACGAGTACGCCAAAACAAGACCTGATTATATATCCTCTGGGGCTATCATACACTCCTCTAAATGGCTAAACGCTAGTATGGATATAACAATATAA
- a CDS encoding HU family DNA-binding protein, translating into MTKTELVSYVAQQADITKAKAEKCVNAVFSALAESLKKKERTTIPGFGTFTVSTRKARTGRNPKTGQEIKIPARTTAVWRPSKELKKLG; encoded by the coding sequence ATGACAAAAACAGAATTAGTTAGTTATGTGGCTCAGCAAGCTGACATAACAAAGGCAAAGGCTGAAAAATGTGTTAATGCTGTATTTTCTGCATTGGCAGAAAGCCTAAAGAAAAAAGAAAGAACCACAATACCAGGCTTTGGTACTTTTACAGTTAGCACCAGAAAAGCCAGAACCGGCAGAAACCCAAAAACTGGCCAAGAGATAAAAATACCAGCCAGAACTACCGCCGTTTGGAGACCTTCTAAAGAGCTAAAGAAATTAGGTTAA
- the rsmA gene encoding 16S rRNA (adenine(1518)-N(6)/adenine(1519)-N(6))-dimethyltransferase RsmA, with amino-acid sequence MKNRLSIYAKSLMLKPKKTFGQNFLKSKNIAHSIVELLDTKEDDTVIEIGPGLGALTEFLYQKPKKELILVELDKDIFGLLEKKYENATLLNEDASLVDLSNYKNLKVIGNLPYNMYASILINMINQEKHISKMVFMLQKEVGERLITDSKDKSWLWAYANTYFDIHYAFSVPGRFFEPVPKVTSCVLVFDKKEDTPSFEKQNYMDFLKKIFSNRRKMLKHKLNIEDKYALKRVEELSLEDIKYIYNTLSCFNKNTFTSTPAL; translated from the coding sequence TTGAAGAACCGTTTAAGTATCTATGCCAAATCTTTGATGTTAAAACCTAAAAAAACATTCGGTCAAAACTTCTTAAAATCAAAAAATATAGCACACTCCATAGTAGAGCTTTTAGACACAAAAGAAGATGATACAGTCATAGAAATAGGCCCTGGGCTTGGGGCATTGACAGAGTTTTTATATCAAAAGCCAAAAAAAGAGCTTATACTGGTAGAACTTGATAAAGATATTTTTGGGCTTTTAGAAAAGAAGTATGAAAATGCTACGCTTTTAAACGAAGACGCTTCTTTGGTAGATCTATCAAACTATAAAAATCTCAAGGTAATAGGAAACCTCCCTTACAACATGTATGCAAGCATACTTATAAATATGATAAATCAAGAAAAGCATATCTCAAAGATGGTTTTCATGCTTCAAAAAGAAGTGGGAGAAAGACTTATAACAGATTCCAAAGACAAATCTTGGCTTTGGGCATATGCCAACACTTACTTTGATATACATTACGCTTTTAGTGTGCCAGGGAGGTTCTTTGAGCCTGTGCCAAAGGTTACCTCTTGTGTTTTGGTTTTTGATAAAAAAGAAGATACTCCTTCTTTTGAAAAACAAAATTATATGGATTTTTTAAAAAAGATATTTTCCAACAGAAGAAAGATGCTAAAACATAAATTAAATATCGAAGATAAATACGCTCTAAAAAGAGTAGAAGAACTTTCTTTAGAAGATATAAAATATATTTACAATACGCTTTCGTGCTTTAACAAAAACACTTTTACATCCACACCGGCGTTATAA
- a CDS encoding MGMT family protein: MFVYKYQNFNLYIYMKNDKIFYIKPFISDEKEHIPKDIKDIFDIYFIEKKDIENKDIENKDIFYIPDRYKDIYMYLKNHITFGNVVSYKELGAKLNLHQRTIATAMKSNPLPIFIPCHRVVFSGFYKDKNYIGGYNAGVDVKVFLLKHESVL, translated from the coding sequence ATGTTTGTTTACAAGTATCAGAACTTTAACCTATACATATATATGAAAAACGATAAGATTTTTTATATAAAACCTTTTATATCCGATGAAAAAGAGCATATACCAAAGGATATAAAAGATATATTTGATATATACTTCATAGAAAAAAAAGATATAGAAAATAAAGATATAGAAAATAAAGATATCTTTTATATACCAGATAGATACAAAGATATTTATATGTATCTTAAAAACCACATAACCTTTGGAAACGTTGTAAGCTACAAAGAGCTTGGTGCTAAGCTAAACCTTCATCAAAGGACTATAGCCACCGCTATGAAATCAAACCCTCTTCCTATCTTTATACCTTGTCATAGGGTAGTGTTTAGCGGCTTTTATAAAGATAAAAATTATATAGGTGGTTATAACGCCGGTGTGGATGTAAAAGTGTTTTTGTTAAAGCACGAAAGCGTATTGTAA
- a CDS encoding short chain amide porin codes for MKKKLLLALSVFGMAMIPLHSADAILLKANDNEFANVGLKLAIWAQNNGKVTTNDQNSTNFSVENAGLYFSGQINPIVQFGSNIDFADNNTLSPDGSARAHGGMGYTLVKDAFINFKFMPQAQVMAGLFLDPWSRVGLGDLYSFIVPLENFNPGISEINVDGGNLLQANSAVNSNYTCKNSVCKFKPFINPLVPFTLGSDVGNSFRDAGIALWGDIGKDAMIKYYLMAGNGRYDYEAGQNGNSNLKYGFRIEFTPTMLGYKGTPGYVDEDTFLGKQNTLTFGFAYQQQEIECGTDALTGKAFCPPAFGGYNGSSTTARAYTFDVLWEQKFGDFVPNFQAAWLDQKDLGYAEDKNGNVAQPEAKGYYLQTQLLYDRYVGLGKPALVLRYEQDENENYYANPTGSGFVDAKVSMTDIFFNYYIDGENANISLGAQIVNPDGALKAATANGNNQLKDFTDYTLALRTVF; via the coding sequence ATGAAAAAGAAGCTATTACTAGCTCTATCAGTTTTTGGTATGGCTATGATACCCCTTCATAGCGCCGATGCTATCTTATTAAAGGCAAATGACAACGAGTTTGCAAACGTAGGTCTTAAACTTGCCATCTGGGCTCAAAACAATGGCAAAGTTACCACCAACGACCAAAATAGCACCAACTTCTCGGTGGAAAACGCAGGGCTTTATTTTTCAGGCCAAATAAACCCAATAGTCCAATTTGGCTCAAACATTGATTTTGCAGACAACAACACCTTATCTCCAGATGGTTCTGCAAGAGCTCATGGTGGTATGGGTTATACTCTTGTAAAAGATGCTTTTATAAACTTTAAGTTTATGCCACAAGCTCAAGTTATGGCTGGTCTTTTCTTAGATCCATGGTCAAGGGTAGGCCTTGGTGATTTGTACTCTTTCATAGTACCCCTTGAGAACTTTAACCCAGGTATATCTGAGATAAACGTTGATGGTGGTAATCTTTTACAAGCAAACTCTGCTGTAAACTCAAATTACACTTGTAAGAATAGTGTTTGTAAGTTTAAACCTTTCATAAACCCACTTGTTCCATTTACGCTTGGTTCTGATGTGGGTAACTCTTTTCGGGATGCTGGTATAGCCCTTTGGGGTGATATAGGTAAAGATGCCATGATAAAGTACTATCTCATGGCTGGAAACGGCAGATACGATTATGAAGCAGGTCAAAACGGTAACAGCAATCTAAAATATGGTTTTAGGATAGAGTTTACACCTACGATGCTTGGATACAAAGGTACACCTGGTTATGTAGATGAAGATACGTTCCTTGGTAAACAAAACACATTGACATTTGGTTTTGCCTATCAACAACAAGAGATAGAATGTGGAACAGACGCTCTCACCGGCAAAGCATTTTGTCCTCCAGCATTTGGTGGCTATAATGGTTCTTCCACCACAGCAAGAGCATATACATTTGACGTATTGTGGGAACAAAAGTTTGGGGATTTTGTGCCAAACTTCCAAGCTGCATGGCTTGACCAAAAGGATTTGGGATATGCAGAAGACAAGAACGGTAATGTAGCTCAACCAGAAGCCAAAGGGTATTATCTACAAACACAGCTTTTATACGATAGATATGTAGGTTTAGGTAAACCAGCACTCGTGCTAAGATATGAACAAGATGAAAACGAAAATTACTATGCCAACCCCACCGGTAGTGGTTTTGTAGATGCTAAAGTATCTATGACAGATATATTCTTTAACTACTATATAGATGGTGAAAATGCAAACATATCTTTGGGTGCTCAAATAGTAAATCCAGATGGTGCTTTAAAGGCTGCTACCGCAAATGGCAATAATCAACTCAAAGACTTCACAGACTACACACTTGCTTTAAGAACCGTATTTTAA
- the leuS gene encoding leucine--tRNA ligase: MDFKSIEKKWQERWEKESKTQEPVNKFYVLEMFPYPSGKIHMGHVRNYTIGDAIARIKRMEGYNVLHPMGWDAFGLPAENAAIKNNLRPDIWTYQNIDYMRAQLKSLGFSYDWDREIATCNPDYYKWNQWIFLKMYEKGVVYRKTATVNWCPHDQTVLANEQVIDGKCWRCGTLIVQKEIPSWYIKVTDYAERLLKDLELLEGKWPQKVIMQQRNWIGKSEGALVKFPLETKLKDFEYLEIFTTRIDTVFGVSFMAIAPEHPLAKEVSKENQAVKDFLQKMSHISTRERGTASVKEGVFTGLYAINPANGKKIPIYVANYILFEYGTGAIMAVPAHDQRDFDFAKAYKLDIIPVVKPQNDNHDFDEKAYEEKGILINSGDFDGLSSDEAKEKILEFLKAKNLATKKISYKIKDWNVSRQRYWGTPIPMIHCQNCGIVPVPYEDLPVLLPKDVNFTGHGNPLEQSESFVNTTCPKCGAKARRETDTMDTFFDSSWYFLRFTDPKNHKLPFDKDIANRWMNVDIYIGGIEHAVLHLLYSRFFEKFLYDIGLIDHIEPFDRLITQGMVLKKWVSIGKLLEHLGLSEEDDIELLKEKLEHLNI; encoded by the coding sequence ATGGATTTTAAAAGCATAGAAAAAAAGTGGCAAGAACGCTGGGAAAAAGAATCTAAGACCCAAGAACCCGTAAACAAATTTTACGTACTTGAGATGTTCCCATATCCATCTGGAAAAATACACATGGGGCATGTAAGAAACTACACCATAGGAGACGCTATAGCCCGTATCAAAAGAATGGAAGGATATAACGTGCTTCATCCGATGGGATGGGATGCTTTTGGACTGCCTGCCGAAAACGCCGCTATAAAAAACAACTTAAGACCTGATATCTGGACTTATCAAAACATAGATTATATGAGGGCTCAGTTAAAATCTCTTGGTTTTTCTTACGATTGGGATAGAGAAATTGCCACTTGCAATCCAGATTATTATAAATGGAATCAGTGGATTTTTTTAAAGATGTATGAAAAAGGCGTAGTTTATAGGAAAACCGCCACTGTGAACTGGTGTCCTCACGATCAAACGGTTCTCGCCAACGAGCAGGTAATAGATGGAAAATGCTGGCGATGTGGTACTCTTATTGTCCAAAAAGAAATTCCCTCTTGGTATATAAAGGTTACAGATTACGCTGAAAGGCTTTTAAAAGATCTGGAGCTTTTAGAAGGAAAATGGCCTCAAAAAGTAATTATGCAACAAAGAAACTGGATAGGAAAAAGCGAAGGGGCTTTGGTAAAGTTTCCATTGGAAACAAAGCTAAAAGATTTTGAATATTTGGAAATTTTTACCACACGTATAGATACGGTATTTGGGGTTAGCTTTATGGCTATAGCCCCAGAGCATCCACTGGCCAAAGAGGTGTCCAAAGAAAACCAAGCTGTAAAAGATTTCTTACAAAAAATGTCTCATATATCTACAAGAGAAAGGGGTACCGCATCTGTTAAAGAAGGAGTTTTTACAGGCCTATACGCCATAAATCCTGCCAACGGCAAAAAAATACCCATATACGTGGCAAATTATATCCTCTTTGAATATGGAACAGGTGCCATAATGGCAGTGCCCGCTCACGATCAAAGGGACTTTGATTTTGCCAAAGCTTACAAGCTCGATATAATACCTGTTGTTAAACCCCAAAACGACAACCATGATTTTGATGAAAAAGCCTACGAAGAAAAGGGTATTCTTATAAACTCTGGAGATTTTGATGGACTTTCTTCCGATGAGGCAAAAGAAAAAATTTTAGAGTTTTTAAAAGCCAAAAACTTAGCCACCAAAAAAATCTCTTACAAGATAAAAGATTGGAATGTATCAAGACAGCGCTACTGGGGAACCCCTATACCTATGATACATTGTCAAAACTGCGGTATAGTGCCTGTGCCTTACGAAGATTTGCCGGTGCTTCTTCCAAAGGATGTAAACTTTACAGGACATGGAAACCCTTTAGAACAATCTGAGAGCTTTGTAAATACTACCTGTCCAAAATGCGGTGCCAAAGCAAGAAGAGAAACAGACACTATGGATACGTTTTTTGATTCCTCTTGGTATTTTTTGAGGTTCACAGATCCCAAAAACCACAAGCTTCCTTTTGATAAAGATATAGCCAATAGATGGATGAATGTGGATATATATATAGGCGGTATAGAGCATGCGGTGCTTCATCTTCTTTATTCGAGGTTTTTTGAAAAGTTTTTATACGATATAGGCCTTATAGACCATATAGAGCCTTTTGATAGGCTTATCACCCAAGGTATGGTCCTAAAAAAGTGGGTAAGTATAGGAAAACTCTTAGAACATCTTGGGCTTTCCGAAGAAGATGATATAGAGCTTCTTAAAGAAAAGTTAGAGCATCTAAATATATAA
- a CDS encoding DJ-1 family glyoxalase III, producing MAKVAVLLAPGFEEVEAIAPIDILRRGGVEVLIVGVKDKVIPSARNVKIEVDLTIDELNDVDNLDMIIIPGGMTGVENLKKSEEVKNLINQMNAKKKYVSAICAGPLVLKNAGVVENKHITSHPSVKLEFNEHLYKEESVVEDENIISSRGPATAMVFGFRLLEKLTSKEKAKEVAKAMLFDY from the coding sequence ATGGCAAAAGTAGCTGTGTTGTTGGCACCTGGTTTTGAAGAAGTAGAAGCTATAGCCCCTATAGATATATTAAGAAGAGGCGGTGTAGAAGTGTTGATAGTAGGTGTAAAAGATAAAGTCATACCAAGCGCCAGAAATGTAAAAATTGAAGTTGATCTAACCATAGATGAGCTAAATGATGTAGATAACCTCGATATGATTATAATCCCTGGTGGTATGACAGGTGTTGAAAATCTCAAAAAGAGTGAAGAGGTAAAAAACCTTATAAATCAAATGAATGCTAAGAAAAAATATGTTAGCGCTATATGCGCGGGTCCTTTGGTGCTAAAAAATGCCGGTGTGGTGGAAAATAAGCATATTACCTCTCATCCGTCCGTGAAGCTTGAGTTTAACGAACATCTATACAAAGAAGAATCTGTGGTAGAAGATGAAAATATTATAAGCAGTAGAGGTCCAGCTACGGCTATGGTTTTTGGTTTTAGGCTTTTAGAAAAATTAACTTCAAAAGAAAAGGCAAAAGAAGTGGCAAAAGCGATGCTTTTTGATTATTGA
- a CDS encoding pyruvate ferredoxin oxidoreductase: protein MYYVAKVINDECSKYNCKQCTLFCPEPNTLMYDDNEHHAYVITNRCKGCALCVYVCSDMLKRNAIKMVMAEAHEEVA, encoded by the coding sequence ATGTATTATGTAGCTAAGGTTATAAATGACGAATGCAGCAAATACAACTGCAAACAATGCACGCTTTTTTGTCCAGAACCAAACACCCTTATGTACGATGACAACGAACATCATGCTTATGTGATTACAAATAGATGCAAAGGATGTGCTCTTTGCGTATACGTATGCTCTGATATGCTAAAAAGAAATGCCATAAAAATGGTGATGGCGGAAGCCCACGAAGAAGTGGCTTAG
- the dxs gene encoding 1-deoxy-D-xylulose-5-phosphate synthase, with translation MSVLERINSVLDLKELSKEELEVLAREVRELIIDVTSKNGGHVAPGLGVVELTIALLRVFDVPKDIVIWDIGHQAYPWKILTDRKDVFHTLRKKGGISGFLRREESIYDAFGAGHSSTSISAAEGFRVAKDLLKDDSYVVAVIGDGAMTAGMVYEALNNIGHLHHNKLIIILNDNEMSISKNIGAISTYLNKLITGRHIQDTRNKIKNILDKAGFVPRRFAKLTEEFVKGFATPGILFEELGLNYIGIIDGHNEEALETTLENAKFIDGPVLIHIVTKKGKGYEPAEENPVKWHGVAPYKKESGEASKMSGGKSWTQCFSEALLKIAELDEKVVAITPAMKEGSGLVDFAKKYPDRFFDVGIAEQHAATFSAGLAAGGLKPVLAYYSTFMQRAYDQIIHDIALQNLNVVFAVDRAGLVGEDGPTHHGVFDISFLNCIPNIVISSPKDNLELLDLLYTAINSNKPFVIRYPRGEAVLSKEERAPKLIKIGKWEVLKPGTDIAILTNSYLLKEALEASYELLEHGINIEVVNARFIKPLDEDMLFDIAKRFNTVLTVEDGVLKGGFGASVLEFFNDNMLDVQLYRIGIPDKFVEHASQKELREMFNLTKNGIKKFILENIFASQKLKNF, from the coding sequence ATGAGTGTATTAGAACGTATAAACAGCGTATTGGATTTAAAAGAGCTTTCAAAAGAGGAATTGGAAGTTTTAGCTCGAGAAGTTAGAGAACTTATCATAGATGTAACATCCAAAAACGGGGGTCATGTGGCTCCTGGTCTTGGTGTTGTAGAGCTTACCATAGCACTTTTAAGGGTTTTTGATGTACCAAAGGATATTGTAATCTGGGATATAGGCCATCAAGCTTACCCTTGGAAGATACTAACAGATAGAAAAGATGTATTTCATACGCTTAGAAAAAAAGGTGGTATATCTGGGTTTTTAAGAAGAGAAGAGAGTATATACGATGCTTTTGGAGCTGGGCATAGCTCTACTTCTATATCGGCAGCGGAAGGTTTTAGAGTAGCAAAAGACCTATTAAAAGATGATTCTTATGTAGTAGCCGTTATAGGGGACGGTGCTATGACCGCAGGCATGGTATATGAAGCTTTAAACAACATAGGACACCTTCATCATAACAAACTTATAATAATATTAAACGACAACGAAATGTCTATATCAAAAAATATAGGTGCAATATCCACATATTTAAACAAACTAATCACCGGCAGACACATCCAAGATACAAGAAATAAAATAAAAAATATTTTAGATAAAGCTGGGTTTGTACCAAGAAGATTTGCAAAACTTACAGAAGAATTTGTAAAGGGTTTTGCCACGCCTGGTATTTTGTTTGAAGAGCTTGGTCTGAATTACATAGGTATAATAGATGGTCACAACGAAGAAGCCCTTGAAACAACATTAGAAAACGCAAAATTTATAGATGGACCCGTGTTAATACACATTGTCACAAAGAAAGGAAAGGGCTACGAACCAGCGGAAGAAAACCCTGTGAAATGGCACGGTGTTGCCCCTTACAAAAAGGAATCTGGTGAAGCTTCAAAAATGTCTGGCGGTAAATCCTGGACCCAATGCTTTTCCGAAGCGCTTCTTAAAATAGCGGAGCTTGATGAAAAAGTGGTAGCTATAACCCCAGCCATGAAAGAGGGTTCTGGTCTTGTGGATTTTGCTAAAAAATATCCAGACAGGTTTTTTGACGTTGGCATAGCCGAACAGCACGCTGCTACATTTTCTGCTGGGCTTGCAGCAGGGGGTTTGAAACCTGTTTTGGCTTATTATTCTACTTTTATGCAAAGAGCCTACGATCAAATAATACACGATATAGCTCTTCAAAATCTAAACGTTGTCTTTGCAGTAGATAGAGCTGGTTTAGTAGGAGAAGATGGACCTACGCACCATGGGGTTTTTGATATATCGTTTTTAAATTGTATACCAAACATCGTTATATCATCTCCAAAAGACAATCTTGAGCTTTTAGACCTTCTTTACACAGCTATAAATTCCAACAAACCATTTGTAATAAGGTATCCAAGAGGAGAAGCGGTTTTATCCAAAGAAGAAAGAGCACCAAAGCTTATAAAAATAGGTAAATGGGAAGTGTTAAAGCCTGGTACAGATATAGCTATACTTACAAACAGTTATCTTTTGAAAGAAGCTTTAGAAGCATCTTATGAGCTTTTAGAGCATGGTATAAACATAGAAGTGGTAAATGCAAGGTTTATAAAACCTTTAGATGAAGATATGCTATTTGATATAGCAAAAAGGTTTAACACAGTTTTAACCGTTGAAGACGGAGTTTTAAAGGGTGGTTTTGGAGCCTCTGTTTTAGAGTTTTTTAACGACAATATGTTAGACGTACAACTTTATAGAATAGGTATTCCAGACAAGTTTGTAGAGCATGCTTCTCAGAAAGAGCTAAGAGAGATGTTTAACCTTACAAAAAATGGTATTAAGAAGTTCATATTAGAGAACATATTTGCATCTCAAAAGCTAAAAAACTTTTAA